Proteins encoded within one genomic window of Oncorhynchus tshawytscha isolate Ot180627B linkage group LG02, Otsh_v2.0, whole genome shotgun sequence:
- the LOC112263006 gene encoding LOW QUALITY PROTEIN: cell death activator CIDE-3-like (The sequence of the model RefSeq protein was modified relative to this genomic sequence to represent the inferred CDS: inserted 1 base in 1 codon) — protein sequence MDNAMKSLSLLSSAFLSKCVTASVSASASMTQQLLVRSRRPKPFRVTSADRNVXKGIMANGLRDLLNKARKDVAKITFDLYKNNPQDFFGCLNVKATLYGIYSVSYDVRCYAAKKMLKVSDLEALRWTLFSMQATGHVLLGCSCYIEQLLYEDDRADRGLPPLPQEGKVKQQQSILMGWTAVMGKTVV from the exons ATGGATAATGCCATGAAGTCCCtcagtctcctgtcctctgctttTCTCTCCAA GTGTGTGACAGCCAGTGTGTCAGCCAGTGCCTCCATGACCCAGCAGCTCCTTGTCAGGTCTCGTCGGCCTAAGCCCTTCCGGGTCACCAGCGCTGACCGCAACG GAAAGGGAATCATGGCTAACGGGCTACGAGACCTACTCAACAAG GCAAGGAAAGATGTGGCTAAAATAACCTTTGACCTGTACAAGAACAACCCTCAGGATTTCTTTGGCTGTCTGAATGTGAAGGCCACCCTTTATGGCATCTATTCTGTCTCCTACGACGTGCGCTGCTACGCTGCCAAGAAGATGCTGAAAGTGAGTGATCT GGAGGCTCTGAGATGGACCCTGTTCTCCATGCAGGCCACAGGCCACGTCCTCCTGGGCTGCTCCTGCTACATCGAGCAGCTCCTGTACGAGGATGACCGGGCAGACAGGGGTCTGCCACCACTGCCACAGGAAGGCAAGGTCAAACAACAACAGAGCATCCTGATGGGCTGGACTGCTGTGATGGGCAAGACTGTTGTTTGA